One window of Nocardia nova SH22a genomic DNA carries:
- a CDS encoding FAS1-like dehydratase domain-containing protein, with protein sequence MAEWEPHTVTTEELVEPGPVATLASLFDDGLPTPGPGDELPPMWHWVALPRWPVSSQIGPDGHPVRGSFLPPVDLPRRMFAGGEVSWHSEIHVGETVRRVSRVESVTEKSGRSGKLVVVVVSTRLYRDGGELALEERQDLIYREAGAAATTEAPVADAAALTPVGSPLRRGGDSVWDFATDPTLLMRFSAATANAHRIHYDWPYATRVEGYPGLVVHGPLITLAAAEVRRLAGGTGRPARLRHRNRAPLFCAQSAQFRTRRDDKALLVEMFGPGGEASGPNATVEFVLG encoded by the coding sequence GTGGCCGAGTGGGAACCACACACCGTCACCACCGAGGAACTCGTCGAACCGGGCCCGGTCGCCACGCTGGCATCGCTGTTCGACGACGGCCTGCCGACCCCCGGCCCCGGTGACGAGCTGCCGCCCATGTGGCATTGGGTGGCACTGCCGCGCTGGCCGGTCTCCTCGCAGATCGGGCCGGACGGGCATCCCGTGCGCGGCAGTTTCCTGCCGCCGGTCGACCTGCCGCGGCGGATGTTCGCGGGCGGAGAAGTCAGCTGGCACAGTGAGATTCACGTCGGCGAGACCGTCCGGCGAGTGTCGCGGGTGGAATCGGTGACCGAGAAGTCGGGGCGGTCCGGCAAGCTCGTCGTCGTGGTCGTCTCGACGCGGCTGTATCGCGACGGCGGCGAACTGGCACTCGAGGAACGTCAGGACCTCATCTACCGCGAGGCCGGGGCCGCCGCGACCACCGAGGCGCCGGTGGCCGACGCCGCCGCGCTGACGCCGGTCGGCAGCCCCCTGCGCCGCGGCGGGGATTCGGTCTGGGACTTCGCGACCGATCCGACGCTGCTCATGCGGTTTTCGGCGGCCACCGCGAACGCCCATCGCATCCACTACGACTGGCCCTACGCCACCCGCGTCGAAGGCTACCCGGGCCTGGTCGTCCACGGACCGCTGATCACGCTCGCCGCGGCCGAGGTGCGCCGTCTGGCGGGCGGGACCGGACGACCGGCGCGGCTGCGTCACCGCAACCGCGCTCCCCTGTTCTGCGCGCAGTCCGCGCAGTTCCGGACGCGACGC
- the fabG gene encoding 3-oxoacyl-ACP reductase FabG has protein sequence MSQPLLHNRTAVITGGAQGIGYAIAEKFVSEGARVVLGDLDADSVKAAAERLGGPDRAIGVRCDVTDSAEVDALLQAALNAFDTLDVMVNNAGITRDATMRTMTEDQFDQVISVHLKGTWNGTRKAAAIMRERKRGAIVNLSSLSGKVGLVGQTNYSAAKAGIVGLSKAAAKEVAHHGIRVNAIQPGLIRTPMTEAMPEKVWEQKMAEIPMRRAGEVSEIASVALFLASDLSSYMTGTVLEVTGGRFM, from the coding sequence GTGTCACAACCATTGCTGCACAACCGAACCGCGGTCATCACCGGCGGCGCCCAGGGCATCGGCTACGCCATCGCGGAGAAGTTCGTCTCCGAGGGCGCGCGGGTGGTGCTCGGCGATCTCGACGCCGACAGCGTGAAGGCGGCCGCCGAACGCCTCGGCGGACCGGACAGGGCCATCGGCGTGCGCTGCGACGTCACCGACTCCGCCGAGGTCGACGCCCTGCTGCAGGCCGCCCTGAACGCCTTCGACACCCTCGACGTCATGGTCAACAATGCCGGCATCACGCGCGACGCCACCATGCGCACCATGACCGAGGACCAGTTCGACCAGGTCATCTCGGTGCACCTCAAGGGCACCTGGAACGGCACCCGCAAGGCCGCGGCGATCATGCGTGAACGCAAGCGCGGCGCGATCGTGAACCTGTCCTCGCTGTCGGGCAAGGTCGGCCTCGTCGGCCAGACCAACTACTCCGCCGCCAAGGCCGGAATCGTCGGCTTGTCCAAGGCCGCCGCGAAAGAGGTCGCCCACCACGGCATCCGGGTCAACGCCATTCAGCCGGGCCTGATCCGCACGCCCATGACCGAGGCCATGCCGGAGAAGGTGTGGGAGCAGAAGATGGCCGAGATCCCGATGCGCCGCGCCGGTGAGGTGAGCGAAATCGCCTCGGTGGCACTGTTTCTCGCCTCGGACCTGTCGTCGTACATGACCGGTACCGTGCTCGAGGTCACCGGCGGAAGGTTCATGTAG
- a CDS encoding HpcH/HpaI aldolase/citrate lyase family protein — MSATTAATLLFVPGDRPERFAKAQAAGADLIVLDLEDAVAPGRKDEAREHIGEWLAAGNSGVVRINAAETDWYAADLAMLARHGAVAMVPKAEDPAALRDAAEVLGADAAIIALVETARGVLNAAAVAEVPAVRRLAIGTFDLAAQLGIDPSDREALAAARGALTLAAAAAGLPGPIDGVTGSVDDPRLLTDDVRYARRLGFTGKLCIHPRQVAPAAAALRPSPDDIRWATSVVEATTADGVAVLNGQMIDKPVVDRAHRILTQTKRS; from the coding sequence ATGAGCGCGACGACCGCCGCGACATTGTTGTTCGTCCCCGGCGATCGGCCCGAACGCTTCGCCAAGGCACAAGCAGCCGGTGCGGACCTGATCGTGCTGGACCTCGAGGACGCGGTCGCCCCAGGCCGCAAGGACGAGGCCCGCGAGCACATCGGCGAGTGGCTGGCCGCCGGGAACAGCGGCGTGGTCCGTATCAACGCGGCCGAAACCGACTGGTATGCAGCGGATCTGGCGATGCTGGCCCGACACGGGGCGGTAGCGATGGTTCCCAAGGCCGAGGATCCGGCCGCCCTGCGCGACGCGGCGGAGGTGCTGGGCGCCGATGCGGCGATCATCGCGCTGGTCGAGACCGCACGCGGTGTCCTGAACGCGGCGGCGGTCGCGGAGGTCCCGGCGGTGCGGCGCCTCGCCATCGGAACCTTCGATCTGGCCGCCCAGCTCGGCATCGACCCGAGTGACCGCGAGGCCCTGGCCGCCGCGCGCGGCGCACTGACGCTCGCCGCGGCCGCGGCCGGTCTGCCCGGACCGATCGACGGGGTCACCGGCAGTGTCGACGATCCGCGGCTGCTGACAGACGATGTGCGGTATGCCCGCCGACTCGGATTCACCGGCAAGCTCTGCATCCATCCCCGCCAGGTCGCCCCGGCGGCCGCCGCACTGCGACCGAGCCCCGACGACATCCGGTGGGCCACCTCGGTCGTGGAGGCGACCACCGCCGACGGGGTCGCCGTGCTGAACGGGCAGATGATCGACAAGCCGGTCGTGGACCGGGCCCACCGCATCCTGACACAGACGAAACGGAGTTGA